One part of the Raphanus sativus cultivar WK10039 chromosome 7, ASM80110v3, whole genome shotgun sequence genome encodes these proteins:
- the LOC108814288 gene encoding uncharacterized protein At1g76660 isoform X2, whose protein sequence is MGSEQDHEQRKRWEGCFEVFSCFKPQKGGKRIVPASRIPEGGNASASQPNGVLLINQTTGGVNLSLLAPPSSPASFTNSALPSTAQSPNRYLSLAANSPGGPSSSMYATGPYAHETQLVSPPPVFSTFTTEPSTAPFTPPPELAHLTTPSSPDVPYARFLTSSIDTKNSSKGHFNDLHSTYSLYPGSPASSLRSPISRASGDGLLSPQTGVSTPLQESNFFCPETFAKFYLDHDPSVPQNGGRLSVSKDSDVYTGQNRQTRSPKQDMEELEAYRASFGFSADEVITTSQYVEITDVMDDSLLTSAYSPSDGQKLLRREANLLSQTSHKSEAGLDPPKSSSNGCKDHKPRNGIHADEEALLSRVGSVKGSRSYRTGFSSSDAEIEYRRGRSLREGRENRRRR, encoded by the exons ATGGGATCAGAACAGGATCACGAACAG AGGAAAAGGTGGGAAGGCTGTTTTGAAGTGTTCTCTTGTTTCAAGCCACAGAAAGGAGGAAAAAGAATAGTACCCGCCTCTCGCATTCCTGAAGGCGGCAATGCCTCAGCGTCACAACCTAATGGCGTGTTGTTGATTAACCAAACTACAGGAGGAGTTAACTTATCTCTTTTGGCTCCACCATCCTCTCCTGCTTCCTTCACCAACTCTGCTCTTCCTTCAACAGCTCAGTCACCAAACCGCTACTTGTCCCTAGCTGCAAACTCACCAGGAGGTCCTTCTTCCAGTATGTACGCCACTGGACCATATGCTCACGAAACCCAACTCGTCTCACCACCTCCTGTTTTCTCAACGTTCACCACCGAGCCATCCACCGCTCCTTTCACTCCCCCTCCGGAGCTTGCACACCTCACTACCCCTTCTTCGCCTGATGTCCCTTACGCCCGTTTCTTGACTTCCTCCATTGATACCAAGAACTCTAGCAAAGGTCATTTCAATGATCTTCACTCTACGTACTCTCTTTACCCTGGTAGTCCAGCCAGCTCTCTTAGATCACCGATCTCTCGAGCTTCAGGGGACGGGTTGCTGTCGCCTCAAACTGGTGTCTCTACGCCTCTGCAGGAGTCTAACTTCTTCTGTCCTGAAACGTTCGCCAAGTTTTACTTGGATCATGACCCTTCTGTTCCTCAAAACGGTGGAAGGTTAAGCGTGTCCAAGGATTCAGATGTGTACACTGGCCAGAATAGGCAGACGAGAAGCCCCAAGCAAGACATGGAGGAGTTGGAAGCTTACAGAGCTTCATTTGGGTTTAGTGCAGATGAAGTCATCACAACTAGTCAGTACGTTGAGATCACTGATGTGATGGATGATTCTTTGCTCACTTCTGCTTACTCTCCAAGCGATGGACAGAAGCTACTTAGAAGAGAAGCGAACTTGCTCAGTCAGACAAGTCACAagtcagaagctggtcttgatCCACCAAAGTCATCATCAAATGGTTGCAAAG ATCACAAACCAAGAAATGGTATTCATGCGGATGAAGAGGCTTTGTTATCAAGAGTGGGGTCTGTGAAAGGAAGCAGAAGCTATCGCACTGGTTTCTCAAGCTCTGATGCAGAGATTGAATACAGGAGAGGAAGAAGCTTAAGAGAAGGCAGAGAGAACAGACGCAGGAGATAG
- the LOC108814288 gene encoding uncharacterized protein At1g76660 isoform X1 has protein sequence MGSEQDHEQRKRWEGCFEVFSCFKPQKGGKRIVPASRIPEGGNASASQPNGVLLINQTTGGVNLSLLAPPSSPASFTNSALPSTAQSPNRYLSLAANSPGGPSSSMYATGPYAHETQLVSPPPVFSTFTTEPSTAPFTPPPELAHLTTPSSPDVPYARFLTSSIDTKNSSKGHFNDLHSTYSLYPGSPASSLRSPISRASGDGLLSPQTGVSTPLQESNFFCPETFAKFYLDHDPSVPQNGGRLSVSKDSDVYTGQNRQTRSPKQDMEELEAYRASFGFSADEVITTSQYVEITDVMDDSLLTSAYSPSDGQKLLRREANLLSQTSHKSEAGLDPPKSSSNGCKGDHKPRNGIHADEEALLSRVGSVKGSRSYRTGFSSSDAEIEYRRGRSLREGRENRRRR, from the exons ATGGGATCAGAACAGGATCACGAACAG AGGAAAAGGTGGGAAGGCTGTTTTGAAGTGTTCTCTTGTTTCAAGCCACAGAAAGGAGGAAAAAGAATAGTACCCGCCTCTCGCATTCCTGAAGGCGGCAATGCCTCAGCGTCACAACCTAATGGCGTGTTGTTGATTAACCAAACTACAGGAGGAGTTAACTTATCTCTTTTGGCTCCACCATCCTCTCCTGCTTCCTTCACCAACTCTGCTCTTCCTTCAACAGCTCAGTCACCAAACCGCTACTTGTCCCTAGCTGCAAACTCACCAGGAGGTCCTTCTTCCAGTATGTACGCCACTGGACCATATGCTCACGAAACCCAACTCGTCTCACCACCTCCTGTTTTCTCAACGTTCACCACCGAGCCATCCACCGCTCCTTTCACTCCCCCTCCGGAGCTTGCACACCTCACTACCCCTTCTTCGCCTGATGTCCCTTACGCCCGTTTCTTGACTTCCTCCATTGATACCAAGAACTCTAGCAAAGGTCATTTCAATGATCTTCACTCTACGTACTCTCTTTACCCTGGTAGTCCAGCCAGCTCTCTTAGATCACCGATCTCTCGAGCTTCAGGGGACGGGTTGCTGTCGCCTCAAACTGGTGTCTCTACGCCTCTGCAGGAGTCTAACTTCTTCTGTCCTGAAACGTTCGCCAAGTTTTACTTGGATCATGACCCTTCTGTTCCTCAAAACGGTGGAAGGTTAAGCGTGTCCAAGGATTCAGATGTGTACACTGGCCAGAATAGGCAGACGAGAAGCCCCAAGCAAGACATGGAGGAGTTGGAAGCTTACAGAGCTTCATTTGGGTTTAGTGCAGATGAAGTCATCACAACTAGTCAGTACGTTGAGATCACTGATGTGATGGATGATTCTTTGCTCACTTCTGCTTACTCTCCAAGCGATGGACAGAAGCTACTTAGAAGAGAAGCGAACTTGCTCAGTCAGACAAGTCACAagtcagaagctggtcttgatCCACCAAAGTCATCATCAAATGGTTGCAAAGGTG ATCACAAACCAAGAAATGGTATTCATGCGGATGAAGAGGCTTTGTTATCAAGAGTGGGGTCTGTGAAAGGAAGCAGAAGCTATCGCACTGGTTTCTCAAGCTCTGATGCAGAGATTGAATACAGGAGAGGAAGAAGCTTAAGAGAAGGCAGAGAGAACAGACGCAGGAGATAG